The Hyperthermus butylicus DSM 5456 genome includes a region encoding these proteins:
- a CDS encoding CopG family ribbon-helix-helix protein, which translates to MKRRFGISINESIAKMLEVLSNQTGVNRSRLIEEAIKGYLEDHSHLLVPHDCKGILVAHCPASGQLSNITEEYSEVIVAWLHAHLNEACMEAFFAEGESRKIMGLYSEILKRGCKGRYIPVGNVPP; encoded by the coding sequence GTGAAGAGAAGATTTGGAATAAGTATTAATGAGTCTATTGCCAAAATGCTCGAAGTCCTATCCAACCAGACGGGAGTAAATAGAAGTAGGTTAATTGAGGAAGCGATAAAGGGTTACTTAGAGGATCATAGCCACCTACTAGTACCACATGATTGCAAGGGAATATTGGTAGCTCACTGTCCGGCTAGCGGTCAGCTATCTAATATAACGGAGGAGTACAGTGAGGTGATTGTAGCATGGCTACATGCTCACCTAAACGAGGCCTGTATGGAGGCCTTCTTTGCTGAGGGTGAATCACGTAAAATAATGGGCCTTTACTCTGAGATTCTCAAAAGGGGTTGTAAGGGAAGATACATTCCAGTTGGGAATGTACCCCCTTAA
- a CDS encoding metal ABC transporter permease translates to MPLSVFIGLPMRVWMLVIGLVLVYLVGWLTYKGMDPDEATSLFVGLTASGGVLASYYVLTRYPYSSRIWAVVFGDPLLSSRSDAVISMIVAILFMFFAYTTTREIVYIGADIEDARLSGLKVWLYDLALYTSIGIVVIVMINTVGFILEHVLILIPGLIAHYASKGVYRALTLSILIALFSFLAGLALAIGFDQSSSAMTGCLLVLEFGVVYFAGWYR, encoded by the coding sequence ATACCATTATCAGTCTTTATAGGCCTCCCGATGAGAGTATGGATGCTAGTTATCGGCCTTGTACTCGTCTACCTAGTCGGATGGTTGACCTATAAGGGCATGGATCCAGATGAGGCGACCAGCTTATTCGTTGGTCTCACTGCAAGTGGCGGGGTGCTGGCTTCATATTATGTCTTGACTAGGTATCCGTACTCATCAAGGATATGGGCCGTTGTTTTTGGAGATCCACTGCTTTCCTCGAGAAGCGACGCGGTAATATCTATGATCGTCGCTATACTTTTCATGTTCTTCGCGTATACGACGACTAGAGAGATAGTATACATAGGAGCCGACATTGAGGATGCAAGGCTCTCCGGACTCAAGGTCTGGCTCTACGATCTCGCATTATATACTAGCATAGGGATTGTAGTCATAGTCATGATCAATACAGTCGGCTTCATATTAGAGCACGTATTAATACTTATACCAGGCCTCATAGCGCACTATGCTTCAAAGGGTGTCTATAGGGCTTTAACACTGAGCATTCTAATAGCGTTATTCTCATTCCTCGCAGGACTCGCATTAGCAATTGGATTTGACCAGAGTTCCTCGGCGATGACGGGGTGCTTACTCGTACTAGAGTTTGGAGTCGTGTATTTCGCGGGGTGGTACAGGTGA
- a CDS encoding ATP-binding cassette domain-containing protein encodes MTVYDFLSSRALFTRRWPRLSEGSDVKEKLYDVLRRTGLTRDVLGKRLWELSGGVLMRVFIARTLLYDPIILLLDEPLAPIDPHGKIEFSYLLGEISKTKLVNVTSHDPCCWRNTQML; translated from the coding sequence ATGACGGTGTACGATTTCCTTTCATCTAGAGCCCTATTCACGCGCCGTTGGCCTAGACTAAGTGAGGGAAGTGATGTCAAGGAAAAACTCTATGACGTTCTACGCAGGACTGGATTAACGAGAGACGTCCTTGGAAAGAGGCTCTGGGAGCTAAGTGGTGGAGTATTAATGAGAGTATTCATTGCCAGAACCCTACTCTACGATCCTATAATTCTATTATTAGATGAGCCTTTAGCACCCATAGATCCCCATGGCAAGATTGAATTCTCATATCTGCTAGGAGAGATATCAAAGACGAAACTGGTTAATGTAACAAGCCATGATCCCTGTTGCTGGAGAAATACACAGATGTTGTAG
- a CDS encoding ATP-binding cassette domain-containing protein, which produces MQIQLINTSYSVDGEPILEDININIQGPALVQVIGPNGVGKTTLLRIMAGLIKPTKGIVRVCGSEATGDPSIAGECIGYVPQRLQYLGTIP; this is translated from the coding sequence ATGCAGATTCAACTGATTAACACAAGCTACTCGGTTGATGGCGAGCCCATATTAGAAGACATTAACATAAACATACAAGGTCCAGCATTAGTTCAGGTTATTGGACCGAACGGTGTTGGTAAGACTACCCTTCTAAGAATTATGGCAGGACTCATCAAACCGACTAAGGGAATAGTCAGAGTATGTGGAAGTGAAGCTACTGGCGATCCTAGCATTGCGGGTGAGTGTATTGGCTATGTGCCACAACGTCTCCAATATCTAGGTACAATCCCATGA
- a CDS encoding 4-hydroxybenzoate octaprenyltransferase: MGSQGAPAAWDPGRLGGRAGRLRALARLIRIEHTLFSLPFAYAGALIACPERLDARTVVLIALAVFGLRTAAMAYNNIADLDIDQLNPRTRHRPLVIGVVRIRDAWLLVFAGSLLYYASAALLNRYALLLSPLPWLLAMSYPHAKRVHWVPHIHLGIVLGLVVFGGAVATAGMEATGLIDVLRAVPWLLVAAVTLWVAGFDTYYAIMDLEFDRKMGLGSIPARLGVKGAFAASRLMHCATAILLAWSIHAYGLGVIAAASAIIAIGLLAYQHLLIARKGLGAIPEAFNTNLLLGLVISLGIAADVLARLA; encoded by the coding sequence GTGGGGTCTCAGGGTGCGCCAGCAGCCTGGGATCCAGGTAGGCTTGGCGGCAGAGCTGGTAGGCTTCGCGCTCTCGCCCGTCTAATCCGTATCGAGCACACACTGTTCAGCCTACCGTTCGCCTATGCTGGCGCCCTCATAGCCTGCCCGGAACGCCTCGATGCTAGAACAGTTGTGCTCATAGCGCTCGCAGTGTTTGGTCTTAGGACGGCAGCTATGGCCTATAACAATATCGCGGATCTCGATATTGACCAGCTGAACCCACGTACGAGGCACAGGCCGCTGGTGATTGGGGTTGTCAGGATCCGCGACGCGTGGCTCCTAGTTTTCGCTGGCTCCCTGCTATACTATGCCTCGGCTGCGCTGCTCAACCGCTACGCGCTGCTTCTCAGCCCGCTGCCCTGGCTCCTAGCCATGAGCTACCCTCATGCCAAGAGGGTGCACTGGGTTCCACACATCCACCTGGGCATAGTCCTGGGCCTCGTTGTGTTCGGCGGCGCCGTAGCTACAGCCGGCATGGAGGCCACTGGGCTAATAGATGTTCTCCGCGCTGTGCCATGGCTGCTCGTGGCTGCTGTAACGCTATGGGTTGCAGGCTTCGACACATACTACGCAATAATGGATCTGGAGTTTGACCGCAAAATGGGGCTGGGCAGTATACCTGCAAGGCTAGGCGTAAAGGGCGCATTCGCGGCGAGCAGGCTCATGCACTGCGCTACGGCGATCCTCCTAGCCTGGAGCATCCACGCCTATGGGCTCGGCGTCATAGCAGCTGCCTCGGCCATCATTGCTATCGGCTTGCTGGCGTACCAGCACCTGCTCATCGCCAGGAAGGGCCTCGGCGCGATACCCGAGGCCTTCAACACAAACCTGCTGCTAGGCCTGGTCATAAGCCTCGGAATCGCGGCTGACGTGCTAGCCAGGCTGGCGTGA
- a CDS encoding DUF99 family protein, which yields MQACIAGFDDGFFERGWRRTIAVLAVHCWRGSSLCPCGAYTAMLTIDGLDATARAAELVARAMERHRLQAVLLDTNIYAGFNILDPEALHRETSVPVIVVYWYPPNRDAVRRALELHFPDWRTRLKLLEKVWSKLSKMPCPKGELLLASYGMETGEAWSLTCSLQLHTRQPEPLFTAHKLASMLSRQLASLLKGHGKQS from the coding sequence ATGCAGGCCTGCATAGCAGGTTTCGACGACGGCTTCTTCGAGAGGGGCTGGAGGAGAACGATAGCAGTCCTGGCGGTCCACTGCTGGAGGGGTAGCAGCCTATGCCCCTGTGGCGCCTACACGGCGATGCTAACCATTGACGGTCTAGACGCTACCGCTAGGGCAGCAGAGTTAGTCGCGAGGGCTATGGAGAGGCATAGGCTGCAGGCGGTACTGCTGGATACGAACATCTATGCAGGCTTCAACATCCTAGACCCCGAAGCGCTCCACAGGGAGACAAGCGTGCCCGTCATAGTTGTGTACTGGTACCCTCCGAACCGGGATGCGGTGAGGAGAGCGCTTGAGCTACACTTTCCCGACTGGAGGACTAGGCTGAAGCTGCTCGAGAAGGTCTGGTCGAAGCTATCCAAGATGCCGTGCCCCAAGGGGGAGCTGCTATTGGCGAGCTACGGCATGGAAACGGGGGAGGCGTGGAGCCTGACGTGCAGCCTTCAGCTACACACGAGGCAGCCTGAGCCATTATTCACAGCACACAAGCTAGCCTCAATGCTCTCAAGGCAGCTGGCGAGCCTCCTCAAGGGGCATGGCAAACAATCCTAA
- a CDS encoding DUF58 domain-containing protein: MPVEPTPKALLAAASITALLIASYAGVYPWLTGSLAVLLSGILAWSLGYAYTLSRAALGLMFERSVEPETAYEGAPVKVTIRVHNASRLRAEAVVTDAIPARVRVEESPVFRVSLLPGASAAYTYTVKPLPGLHIFSELTVDVVDPLGFFVYRRTVRTPASIKTVPVASLSEPCAPSPVHGFLEAYRRLVHGVGLEFYEVREYQPGDDPRRIVWTATARVGRLMVREDLSELQPRLHMLVDLSRYSWAGEPGDTPGDHIARLAASLARSIASLGGVFGYTLLRGDVWLTVQPGRAGERLHQLLTQLSSLDPIETLTHSGWGLCGAVKEARTLLPRGMLLLVLTGPHALVQPRLEEMASCLAGLNAVVVVVLPVGDAEASRLARTAAVRLAGRASSVLGGAGARLYLAPGGQFVREAWRLIASPA, translated from the coding sequence TTGCCCGTAGAGCCGACGCCAAAGGCGCTCCTGGCTGCCGCGTCGATAACAGCCCTCCTCATAGCCAGCTATGCCGGGGTCTACCCGTGGCTAACGGGCAGCCTTGCGGTCCTCCTCTCGGGGATCCTAGCTTGGAGCCTCGGCTACGCCTACACCCTCTCCAGGGCAGCGCTAGGCCTAATGTTTGAGAGGAGTGTGGAGCCAGAGACAGCCTATGAGGGCGCACCGGTCAAGGTGACTATCCGTGTACACAACGCGTCGAGACTCCGCGCCGAGGCGGTGGTGACCGATGCTATCCCGGCAAGGGTTAGGGTTGAGGAGAGCCCAGTATTTCGTGTCTCGCTGCTGCCAGGCGCATCTGCAGCCTACACCTACACTGTGAAGCCCCTTCCAGGGCTACACATCTTCAGCGAGCTGACCGTGGATGTCGTGGACCCACTGGGCTTCTTTGTCTACCGTCGCACGGTTAGGACCCCAGCAAGCATCAAGACGGTGCCAGTGGCAAGCCTCTCCGAGCCGTGTGCCCCGAGCCCGGTGCACGGGTTCCTCGAGGCCTATAGGAGGCTCGTGCATGGTGTGGGCCTTGAGTTCTACGAGGTGAGGGAGTACCAGCCAGGCGACGACCCGAGGAGAATCGTGTGGACCGCCACGGCGAGGGTCGGGAGGCTAATGGTCCGCGAGGACCTCTCCGAGCTGCAGCCGAGGCTCCACATGCTAGTGGACCTCTCCCGCTACAGCTGGGCGGGAGAGCCCGGGGACACTCCGGGAGATCATATTGCAAGGCTTGCAGCCTCGCTCGCCCGCAGCATCGCCAGCCTAGGCGGCGTCTTCGGCTACACGCTGCTCCGCGGCGATGTCTGGCTAACAGTGCAGCCAGGCAGGGCTGGGGAGAGGCTCCACCAGCTCCTCACGCAGCTCTCAAGCCTAGACCCCATCGAGACCCTAACCCATAGCGGTTGGGGGCTCTGCGGAGCCGTCAAGGAGGCTAGAACCCTGCTCCCCAGGGGCATGCTGCTCCTAGTACTCACCGGACCCCACGCCCTGGTCCAGCCCAGGCTCGAGGAGATGGCTTCGTGTCTCGCGGGGCTAAACGCGGTGGTCGTAGTGGTTCTTCCGGTGGGCGACGCAGAGGCCTCCAGGCTGGCCCGCACGGCTGCGGTAAGGCTTGCAGGCAGGGCCTCCAGCGTTCTTGGCGGGGCAGGGGCAAGACTATACCTGGCCCCCGGCGGGCAGTTCGTGAGGGAGGCTTGGAGGCTGATAGCATCGCCCGCATAG
- a CDS encoding AAA family ATPase → MSESSVVLDRARMIIQRVVEEVSKAVVGKRNVVDLMVAAIAAGGHVLLEGVPGVAKTLLSRAVASAFNVEFSRVQCTPDLLPSDIIGTFVYRDGRFEFVRGPIFADIVLVDEINRASPKTQSALLEAMQERQVTVWGKTFRLPDTFTVIATMNPVESEGVYPLSEAQVDRFLAKIPVGYPSREELVEIMERVRVIEEEWPVRPVASRDDLLFLRKAVWNVYVDYNVKLYIASIVEETRRSPHVLLGGSPRAAIAMMQLSRALALIEGRDHVTPEHVKRAARPALLHRIVLRPEARLAGVTVDDIIDSVLERVEPP, encoded by the coding sequence GTGAGTGAGTCCAGTGTCGTGCTCGATAGGGCGCGCATGATTATACAGCGTGTCGTGGAGGAGGTTAGCAAGGCTGTCGTCGGGAAACGCAACGTCGTAGACCTGATGGTCGCGGCAATAGCTGCTGGGGGCCACGTGCTGCTCGAAGGTGTGCCGGGTGTGGCCAAGACACTGCTCTCCCGTGCCGTGGCCTCAGCCTTCAACGTGGAGTTCAGCAGGGTTCAGTGCACCCCCGACCTCCTACCCTCAGACATAATAGGCACATTCGTCTACCGCGATGGGAGGTTCGAGTTTGTCAGGGGACCCATATTCGCCGACATAGTGTTGGTGGATGAGATTAACCGTGCGAGCCCCAAGACGCAGAGCGCGCTGCTGGAAGCTATGCAGGAGCGCCAGGTCACTGTGTGGGGTAAGACGTTCCGGCTACCCGACACATTCACCGTCATAGCTACAATGAACCCTGTCGAGTCGGAGGGTGTCTACCCGCTTAGCGAGGCGCAGGTAGACAGGTTTCTCGCGAAGATACCCGTCGGCTACCCTTCGAGGGAGGAGCTCGTAGAGATAATGGAGCGTGTACGCGTCATAGAGGAGGAATGGCCCGTACGGCCCGTCGCTAGCCGCGACGATCTCCTCTTCCTGCGGAAGGCTGTATGGAACGTCTACGTTGACTACAATGTGAAGCTCTACATCGCCTCGATAGTCGAGGAGACCCGTAGGAGTCCCCACGTACTCCTCGGCGGCTCCCCGAGAGCAGCTATAGCGATGATGCAGCTGTCCCGCGCTCTGGCACTCATAGAGGGCCGCGACCACGTAACGCCGGAGCATGTCAAGCGTGCTGCTAGGCCAGCCCTACTCCACCGCATAGTGTTGCGGCCTGAGGCCCGCCTTGCAGGCGTAACTGTGGACGACATCATAGACTCGGTGCTGGAGCGTGTGGAGCCCCCGTAG
- a CDS encoding ATP-binding protein translates to MQAGMLGRSAELRELLSLAAGGGVYYVYGPRGVGVSSLLRWFISSLAHVSGYAVAYVDGFEGEREDLAVSGTPLLVARFRAAVSPNVPVGRGMVLALPVVVGGFPAQGLRIVVVVDHVDRVLGGESLRGFAEGLAGLAERLVARGAVSVAFFLAGRALGARMLRGVAEPVLVEGIDATSYAELARRLGAPQGFNAHGFWELTQGNPGELVLLAHRYLWNVEFWRGAIAARLRRVARLLEARGLQEELARAVEEGPDAASPRLLELLEAHDVVYSGEAKPLQDRKVCAAGYCWQLPVYREVLGELLGVGRR, encoded by the coding sequence GTGCAGGCCGGAATGCTGGGCCGCTCCGCCGAGCTGCGCGAGCTGCTCAGCCTTGCCGCCGGTGGCGGGGTCTACTACGTTTATGGCCCCCGCGGTGTTGGCGTGTCGAGTCTTCTCCGCTGGTTTATCAGCAGCCTCGCGCACGTCTCGGGGTATGCTGTGGCCTATGTGGATGGGTTTGAGGGTGAGAGGGAGGACCTGGCTGTTTCTGGGACCCCCCTGCTGGTTGCAAGATTCCGCGCAGCCGTATCGCCTAACGTCCCAGTGGGGCGTGGCATGGTTCTAGCACTGCCCGTGGTTGTTGGTGGGTTTCCAGCCCAGGGGCTCAGGATAGTGGTTGTCGTGGATCATGTCGACCGTGTGCTTGGCGGGGAGAGCCTCAGAGGCTTTGCAGAGGGTTTAGCTGGGCTCGCTGAACGCCTGGTAGCCCGTGGTGCCGTCTCTGTAGCCTTCTTCTTGGCTGGCCGGGCTCTAGGCGCACGTATGCTACGTGGGGTGGCTGAGCCCGTGCTTGTCGAGGGCATAGACGCTACATCCTATGCAGAGCTAGCCCGGAGACTCGGGGCTCCTCAAGGCTTCAACGCTCACGGCTTCTGGGAGCTGACTCAGGGCAACCCTGGAGAGCTCGTGCTGCTGGCACATCGGTACCTGTGGAATGTTGAGTTCTGGCGGGGCGCTATTGCGGCTAGGCTGCGGAGAGTTGCAAGGCTTTTGGAGGCCCGTGGACTCCAAGAGGAGCTTGCTAGGGCTGTGGAAGAGGGACCTGATGCAGCGTCTCCGCGTCTCCTAGAACTGCTCGAGGCCCACGACGTTGTCTACAGCGGCGAAGCCAAGCCCCTCCAGGACAGGAAGGTGTGCGCTGCAGGATACTGCTGGCAGCTACCGGTCTACCGTGAGGTGCTGGGAGAACTGCTAGGGGTCGGCCGCAGGTGA
- a CDS encoding TSUP family transporter, with amino-acid sequence MEAVEAAVWLVAGIAAGLADYGLGLGFGLAASLILVVVFGRDPRTVAAAAAAVQILTIIPALMAHRRAGNIAPEAIDNAKRVIVVLAASSTAAALAASTLAVRLSIREAHMAYALALATLVPPLLLLARHGKSARTNPAGSERSSSHGCSSWGSCWRG; translated from the coding sequence GTGGAGGCTGTCGAGGCTGCAGTGTGGCTGGTGGCAGGCATTGCTGCAGGCCTGGCAGACTACGGGCTCGGGCTCGGCTTCGGGCTAGCTGCGAGCCTAATTCTGGTCGTAGTCTTTGGCCGGGATCCACGTACTGTAGCGGCGGCAGCGGCAGCAGTCCAGATCCTAACGATAATCCCGGCGCTCATGGCGCATAGACGGGCTGGCAACATAGCACCAGAAGCAATAGACAATGCCAAGAGAGTCATAGTAGTCCTGGCGGCCTCATCCACGGCAGCGGCGCTAGCAGCATCAACCCTGGCAGTCCGGCTCAGCATCCGCGAAGCACACATGGCATACGCCTTGGCCCTCGCCACGCTCGTACCGCCACTCTTGCTCCTAGCCCGCCACGGCAAGTCAGCCCGTACGAATCCTGCAGGGTCGGAGAGAAGCAGTAGCCATGGCTGCAGCTCTTGGGGTTCTTGCTGGCGTGGATAA
- the sat gene encoding sulfate adenylyltransferase: MVSRPHGGRLVDRTVSDKRRERLREEARELPAIRLTAGLAADVANIAHGVYSPLEGFMLQEDYLSVLDEMRLSNDLPWTIPIILDVDPGEIAGVREGDDIALVYNGKPIALMRVEEIYGWDRKEYAAKVFKTTDPAHPGVAKTMKRKELLIGGPIDLIEDPPEPFERYRLWPKETRVLFKARGWKTIAAFQTRNVPHLGHEYVQKAALTFTDGLFVNPLVGWKKPGDYRDEVIVEAYQALIKHYFPVESVVFSVLRMEMRYAGPREAIHHAIVRKNFGATHFIVGRDHAGVGNYYGPYEAWELFREFPDLGITPLFVREAFYCRKCGQMVNEKICPHPEEYRVRISGTKLRRMLLEGQRPPEYMMRPEVVDVVLKHPNPFIEGDEAFQE; this comes from the coding sequence ATGGTCTCCCGTCCTCACGGCGGCAGGCTGGTCGACCGCACGGTCTCTGATAAGAGGAGGGAGAGGCTAAGGGAGGAGGCGAGAGAGCTACCCGCTATCCGGCTTACAGCCGGGCTAGCAGCTGATGTTGCCAATATAGCGCATGGCGTGTATAGCCCGCTGGAGGGCTTCATGCTGCAGGAGGACTACCTGTCAGTGCTGGACGAGATGAGGCTAAGCAATGACCTCCCCTGGACCATACCGATCATCCTCGATGTCGACCCAGGAGAGATAGCGGGGGTCAGGGAGGGCGACGATATAGCATTAGTGTATAACGGCAAGCCGATAGCGTTGATGAGGGTTGAGGAGATATACGGGTGGGACCGGAAGGAGTATGCTGCCAAGGTGTTCAAGACCACTGACCCCGCACACCCAGGCGTCGCAAAGACCATGAAGAGGAAGGAGCTCCTCATAGGCGGCCCGATAGACCTCATCGAGGACCCGCCAGAGCCGTTTGAGAGGTACCGGCTCTGGCCCAAGGAGACACGGGTTCTCTTCAAGGCACGGGGCTGGAAGACCATAGCAGCGTTCCAGACGCGTAACGTGCCACACCTAGGCCACGAGTACGTGCAGAAGGCAGCACTCACATTCACCGACGGCCTGTTCGTAAACCCCCTGGTGGGCTGGAAGAAGCCCGGCGACTACCGCGACGAGGTTATAGTCGAGGCTTACCAGGCGCTGATAAAACACTACTTCCCCGTGGAGAGCGTGGTCTTCAGCGTCCTGAGGATGGAGATGCGCTACGCCGGGCCACGCGAAGCAATACACCACGCCATCGTCAGGAAGAACTTTGGAGCAACACACTTCATAGTTGGAAGGGACCACGCAGGCGTGGGCAACTACTACGGGCCATACGAGGCCTGGGAGCTGTTCCGGGAGTTCCCCGACCTCGGAATAACGCCGCTCTTCGTCCGGGAGGCCTTCTACTGCCGGAAGTGCGGCCAGATGGTTAACGAGAAGATATGCCCTCACCCCGAGGAGTACCGGGTGAGGATTAGCGGGACGAAGCTCCGGAGGATGCTGCTGGAGGGGCAGAGGCCGCCAGAGTACATGATGAGGCCCGAGGTTGTAGACGTTGTTCTAAAGCATCCCAACCCGTTCATAGAAGGGGACGAAGCATTCCAAGAATAA
- a CDS encoding type II toxin-antitoxin system VapC family toxin, translating to MRFVKASSLETLRVAYELGITFYDASYVVAAGMLDAVLVTDDGELRKRVRSMEKTVVELLGRRIETISSRELLGTG from the coding sequence ATGCGGTTCGTGAAGGCAAGTAGCCTTGAGACGCTTAGGGTGGCATACGAACTCGGCATAACGTTCTACGATGCATCCTACGTGGTGGCTGCCGGTATGCTTGACGCTGTACTAGTGACCGATGATGGCGAGCTCAGGAAGCGTGTGAGAAGTATGGAGAAGACCGTGGTGGAGCTGCTGGGTCGGCGCATTGAAACAATATCGTCGCGGGAGCTCCTCGGAACAGGGTAG
- a CDS encoding type II toxin-antitoxin system CcdA family antitoxin: MGSVVVSARISRELYEKAKRYGINISEVVRKALEEEVKRREDAELRRLLGEARRILEGIPPEEIVRLVRESREER; encoded by the coding sequence ATGGGTTCTGTTGTGGTCTCAGCCCGGATTAGCCGTGAGCTCTATGAGAAGGCTAAGAGATACGGGATAAACATCAGCGAGGTTGTACGCAAGGCGCTTGAGGAGGAGGTTAAGCGTAGAGAGGATGCCGAGTTGCGCAGACTGTTGGGAGAGGCCAGGCGGATCCTGGAGGGGATACCTCCCGAGGAGATTGTGAGGCTTGTGAGGGAGAGCCGTGAGGAGAGATAG
- a CDS encoding alkaline phosphatase family protein: protein MARKVFILGLDSMPPKVLYEGMDGGGFQYLRRIVEESSRYILETCHPPITVPAWMVMFTGKTPGELGIYGFRHRKPGEFGYYIVNSSYIKYPTIWDEAGRRGLRVGVYGVPPTYPPRPVHGFLVTDFTTPGPEKPYTFPPWLRRELEHVAGPTVFDIVYRSHDKQRVARDLFHMLENHQRQVEYLATRKQWDLFIYVEIAVDRAHHAFWKYFDKSHPRYTEHPEYSRVIPELYRRIDEWFEKLHKNLPRDTVIVIASDHGIKPMKGAFTINQWLMEQGYLKLKVDPGKLKPGTDLEEDMIDWEHTIAWAWGGYYSRVFINLKGREKRGTVEPKYYEETVKQLKRDIEKITGPNGEQWRNMAHQPEELYPIVRGDAPDLMVYLDNLDWRPAGTLGWQTMYLPENDRGPDDAVHDWHGVLAIYDPEGTIDRGDKGVIGIEKVYNLLRETLISKD from the coding sequence TTGGCTAGGAAGGTCTTCATACTAGGCCTGGACTCTATGCCTCCCAAGGTGCTCTACGAGGGTATGGACGGCGGGGGGTTCCAGTACCTCCGGCGAATAGTGGAGGAGTCTAGCCGCTACATACTCGAAACATGCCACCCACCGATAACCGTGCCAGCCTGGATGGTCATGTTTACGGGTAAAACGCCCGGAGAGCTCGGGATCTACGGGTTCCGCCACAGGAAGCCCGGAGAGTTCGGCTACTACATAGTAAACAGCAGCTACATCAAATACCCGACAATCTGGGATGAAGCCGGTAGGAGGGGGCTACGCGTAGGAGTCTACGGAGTACCACCAACCTACCCGCCGAGACCGGTGCACGGCTTCCTCGTAACCGACTTCACCACGCCGGGCCCCGAGAAGCCCTACACCTTCCCCCCATGGCTGCGCAGAGAGCTGGAGCACGTCGCCGGGCCAACAGTATTCGACATAGTCTACCGTAGCCATGACAAGCAAAGGGTCGCCAGGGACCTCTTCCACATGCTTGAAAACCATCAACGCCAAGTAGAGTACCTCGCCACAAGGAAGCAGTGGGACCTCTTCATATACGTGGAGATAGCTGTGGATAGGGCGCACCACGCGTTCTGGAAGTACTTCGACAAGAGCCACCCACGCTACACCGAGCACCCCGAGTATAGCAGGGTCATACCCGAGCTCTACAGGAGAATCGACGAGTGGTTTGAAAAACTCCACAAGAACCTGCCAAGGGACACAGTGATAGTCATAGCTAGCGACCACGGGATAAAACCGATGAAGGGCGCATTCACGATAAACCAGTGGCTCATGGAGCAAGGCTACCTAAAACTAAAGGTAGACCCTGGCAAGCTAAAGCCAGGCACCGACCTCGAGGAAGACATGATCGACTGGGAGCACACGATAGCGTGGGCCTGGGGAGGCTACTACAGCCGAGTATTCATAAACCTGAAGGGGAGAGAAAAACGCGGCACCGTAGAGCCAAAATACTACGAGGAAACCGTGAAGCAACTCAAGCGGGACATCGAGAAGATAACAGGACCCAATGGGGAGCAGTGGAGGAATATGGCCCACCAGCCAGAGGAGCTATACCCCATAGTACGGGGCGACGCGCCAGACCTCATGGTGTACCTCGACAACCTAGACTGGAGGCCAGCAGGAACACTAGGCTGGCAAACAATGTACCTCCCGGAGAACGACCGAGGCCCAGACGACGCCGTACACGACTGGCACGGAGTACTAGCAATCTACGACCCCGAAGGCACAATAGACAGAGGCGACAAGGGGGTAATTGGCATCGAGAAAGTATACAATCTCCTACGGGAAACGCTCATCTCCAAAGACTAG